Proteins found in one Methylophilaceae bacterium genomic segment:
- a CDS encoding AsmA family protein: MKKYLKIAALVIAGIILLVLLVMAYLAATFNPNDYKPQVINLVKQKYNRNLTIEGDISLSFWPKLGANLGKVAISEQDSSNAFAAINSAKVALAVLPLLKNSLVVDTIYVDGAKANIVKYKDGTTNYDDFLSEDESEPSDIQFDVQGINITNSEVSYTDEGKGASYQISQFNLASSQLALGKPIDLDTHFMMKANQPIIDAKTAVKGQFLYDPENKRFTVKRLNSNIQGAMLDGKDVDITASGDIDAQTESMAFIIDDFKLSASGDFQGVKQKVNVSAPAINIKKDKVSSKQVTISVAQTQSNGDLKLNMVLADMQGSPKAIQSSGITGDLSMKQDQRTVAGTFSAPFTGNIEALIFDIPKLVGQLDIKDPSLPNGGVNGSFNLSAYTDIKKELAKSTFSMVLDDTKLNGDVAVASFKQPHIQFNLNADKLDLNKLLGTPTASTEKASNQPADLTALNTLLLDGKINIKTILYDKYQLSGLNLGIKADGKKVAINGLNVDMNGSQIKGALSVSQFAKPLYSFDLDINQLNLNDYLTETPAQQTKTTGNELLDLSALKALNANGSLRIGKLSYGDTKLENVRIDLKADDGVATLAPFSANLYGGNMQGSLNVDARTTPSIAFKQSMRNIAIGPLLENTINNDMLSGIGAVNIDITTQGNTVNTFKKNLAGTSSLALADGAVKGIDIAGKIRDIKNKVNVLKGKAVEAASDEKQKTDFSELTASFTINNGIAHNNDLSMKAPILRLAKGDSFGDINIGDETIHYTAKPTIVKSIKGQGGKNLDELAGIGIPLKISGTFAAPKFSLDTQAMMTGMAKSQLLEKVGGDKGAAVKELMDGDNKLDAIKGLLNNKKSSDSTAPADNATQTAPSTPSEKIEDKAKEKLKGLLKF; this comes from the coding sequence ATGAAAAAGTATTTAAAAATAGCTGCTTTAGTTATCGCTGGCATTATTCTTTTAGTCTTACTGGTGATGGCTTACTTGGCGGCCACCTTTAATCCGAATGACTATAAACCACAAGTGATTAATCTTGTTAAACAAAAATATAATCGCAATTTGACGATTGAAGGTGATATCAGTCTATCTTTCTGGCCTAAATTGGGCGCTAATTTAGGTAAAGTGGCGATTTCTGAACAGGATTCTAGCAATGCATTTGCTGCCATCAATAGTGCAAAAGTGGCGTTGGCTGTGTTGCCGTTGCTCAAAAATTCACTCGTGGTTGATACGATTTACGTTGATGGCGCCAAAGCCAATATTGTGAAATATAAAGACGGCACGACGAATTATGATGATTTTTTAAGCGAGGATGAATCTGAACCATCTGATATTCAATTTGATGTGCAAGGCATTAATATTACCAATTCTGAAGTGAGTTATACAGATGAAGGCAAAGGGGCTAGTTATCAAATTAGTCAATTCAATCTGGCCTCAAGTCAGCTAGCATTGGGTAAGCCAATTGATCTCGATACCCATTTCATGATGAAAGCAAATCAACCTATTATTGATGCTAAAACAGCCGTTAAAGGTCAATTTTTATACGATCCTGAGAATAAGCGCTTTACTGTTAAACGACTCAACAGCAATATTCAAGGCGCTATGTTAGATGGAAAAGATGTTGATATCACGGCTAGCGGTGACATTGATGCACAAACAGAAAGTATGGCGTTTATTATTGATGATTTTAAGTTGTCGGCTTCTGGTGATTTTCAAGGTGTAAAACAGAAAGTTAATGTAAGCGCACCTGCCATCAATATCAAAAAAGACAAGGTCAGCAGCAAACAAGTGACCATCAGCGTTGCGCAAACACAATCTAATGGTGATTTAAAATTGAATATGGTGTTGGCTGATATGCAAGGCTCACCCAAAGCGATTCAAAGTAGTGGCATTACTGGTGATTTATCCATGAAGCAAGACCAACGTACGGTGGCTGGCACATTCTCTGCACCATTTACAGGCAATATTGAAGCGCTAATCTTTGATATACCCAAATTAGTTGGCCAGCTAGATATTAAGGATCCTAGTTTACCAAATGGCGGAGTAAATGGATCGTTCAATCTAAGCGCATATACGGATATTAAAAAAGAGCTGGCGAAGAGTACTTTTAGCATGGTGTTGGATGATACAAAGCTGAATGGTGATGTTGCCGTTGCCAGTTTTAAACAACCACATATTCAATTTAACTTAAATGCAGATAAACTAGACTTAAATAAGTTGTTAGGTACGCCAACAGCGTCTACCGAAAAAGCATCCAATCAACCTGCTGATTTAACCGCACTCAACACCTTGTTACTTGATGGCAAAATCAATATCAAGACTATTTTGTATGACAAGTACCAATTATCAGGTTTGAATCTTGGCATTAAAGCTGATGGCAAAAAAGTGGCGATTAACGGCTTAAATGTCGACATGAATGGCAGTCAAATTAAAGGTGCATTGAGTGTGAGTCAATTTGCTAAACCGCTATACAGTTTTGATTTGGATATTAACCAACTTAATTTGAATGATTACCTCACCGAAACACCCGCGCAGCAAACCAAAACAACAGGAAATGAATTACTCGATTTAAGTGCATTAAAAGCCTTAAATGCGAATGGTTCGCTACGTATTGGTAAACTGAGCTATGGGGACACAAAGCTAGAAAATGTGCGTATTGATCTAAAGGCAGATGATGGTGTTGCCACATTAGCGCCATTTTCTGCCAATTTATATGGCGGCAATATGCAAGGCTCACTTAATGTTGACGCGCGTACAACACCAAGCATTGCTTTTAAGCAAAGCATGCGTAATATTGCCATTGGTCCGCTTTTAGAAAACACGATTAATAACGATATGCTATCTGGTATAGGCGCCGTGAATATTGATATTACAACGCAAGGTAATACCGTCAATACATTCAAAAAAAATCTAGCAGGCACTTCATCATTAGCACTCGCAGATGGCGCCGTAAAAGGGATTGATATTGCCGGTAAAATACGCGACATTAAAAATAAAGTGAATGTCTTAAAAGGCAAAGCGGTAGAAGCAGCATCTGATGAAAAACAAAAAACTGATTTTAGTGAGCTGACCGCCAGTTTTACCATCAACAATGGTATTGCCCACAATAACGATTTAAGTATGAAAGCGCCTATTCTAAGACTGGCCAAAGGCGATAGCTTTGGCGACATTAATATTGGTGATGAAACCATCCATTACACTGCTAAGCCTACTATTGTTAAATCGATTAAAGGTCAAGGCGGTAAAAATTTAGATGAGCTTGCTGGTATTGGTATCCCGCTCAAAATATCAGGAACATTTGCGGCACCTAAGTTTAGTTTAGATACCCAGGCGATGATGACTGGTATGGCTAAATCGCAATTATTAGAAAAAGTGGGTGGCGATAAAGGTGCTGCTGTAAAAGAGCTGATGGATGGTGATAATAAATTAGACGCTATTAAAGGATTGTTAAACAATAAAAAATCATCCGATTCAACCGCGCCTGCTGATAATGCGACACAAACAGCGCCCAGTACACCATCTGAAAAAATTGAAGATAAAGCCAAAGAAAAACTAAAAGGTTTACTAAAGTTTTAA
- a CDS encoding DUF3883 domain-containing protein yields the protein MTGNKHQNYELLNLIGYGLAKFNNDFIKEFGAKSKSEFYEIFRKNGIVDTSSTVKNRQDLFDAFFDNGRKGWWQKGDAYLHRKIFIDSLFGHLNFTDYASVVKLYLLDENDIQTHNVQNITPIIKSKFKRLKTTGEEAEIYFINNYQKIPYFNEASIEDARNFGDGYDFQLQKPDSIILAEIKGVRAKKGTFRLTENEYIKAKEYKNDYGIVIVSNLDELPKMTVIFDPIQELELTKRSITTNQLTYHSPFLEW from the coding sequence GTGACTGGAAATAAACATCAAAATTATGAGCTTCTCAATTTAATTGGATATGGGTTAGCCAAATTTAATAACGACTTTATCAAAGAATTTGGTGCAAAATCTAAATCTGAGTTTTATGAAATATTTCGTAAGAATGGTATTGTTGATACATCTAGCACGGTTAAAAATCGCCAAGATTTATTTGATGCATTTTTTGATAATGGCAGAAAAGGTTGGTGGCAAAAAGGCGATGCCTACTTACACAGAAAAATATTTATTGATAGCTTATTTGGTCACTTAAATTTCACTGATTATGCTTCAGTAGTAAAACTGTATTTACTTGATGAAAACGATATACAAACCCACAATGTACAAAATATAACTCCAATTATTAAAAGTAAATTCAAGCGACTAAAAACGACTGGAGAAGAAGCAGAGATATACTTTATTAATAATTATCAAAAAATCCCATATTTCAATGAAGCATCTATTGAAGATGCTAGAAATTTTGGTGATGGATATGATTTCCAACTCCAAAAGCCTGACTCAATCATCCTCGCTGAAATCAAGGGCGTAAGAGCTAAGAAAGGCACCTTCAGACTGACTGAAAACGAGTATATTAAAGCTAAAGAGTACAAAAATGACTATGGGATTGTCATTGTCAGTAATTTAGATGAATTGCCAAAAATGACAGTTATTTTTGACCCCATCCAAGAACTCGAATTAACTAAACGTTCAATTACAACAAATCAGCTAACTTATCATTCTCCATTTTTGGAATGGTAG
- a CDS encoding heme-binding protein, translating to MHVTFEQAQEIIDNAVKKSQELKVKMCIAVLDSGGNLKAFSRMDDAWVGSSDIAIKKAKTACYFAMPSGEIGKLSVPGKPLYGIEHSNEGLITFPGGVPIVDKDGMLIGAVGVSGDTVENDHLVAVAGATKCGECDLPAHPWRT from the coding sequence ATGCACGTAACCTTCGAACAAGCGCAAGAAATCATCGATAATGCAGTTAAAAAATCACAAGAATTAAAAGTAAAAATGTGTATTGCAGTATTAGACTCTGGCGGTAATCTAAAAGCATTTTCACGCATGGACGATGCATGGGTTGGTAGCAGTGACATCGCCATTAAAAAAGCAAAAACAGCATGCTATTTTGCCATGCCATCTGGTGAAATTGGTAAATTATCCGTTCCGGGCAAACCACTCTATGGCATTGAACACTCTAATGAAGGCTTAATTACCTTTCCAGGCGGTGTGCCAATTGTCGATAAAGACGGCATGTTAATTGGCGCTGTTGGCGTGAGTGGAGATACCGTTGAAAATGACCATCTCGTAGCAGTAGCAGGTGCGACTAAATGCGGCGAATGTGATCTACCAGCGCATCCTTGGAGAACATAA
- a CDS encoding DUF937 domain-containing protein produces MGLFDSVAGAVLGKVLGEKSDMARVAMEMLNQYGGIEGILAKFKDSGLADAAATWVGKGENAPVSSSQISDALGAETIAEIAGKFGISPSVLSGQLAEHLPNVIDKMTPDGKVNNNANDLLGTVLGMFK; encoded by the coding sequence ATGGGTTTGTTTGATAGCGTAGCAGGCGCAGTGTTGGGTAAAGTGCTAGGTGAAAAATCGGATATGGCGAGGGTTGCTATGGAGATGCTCAATCAATATGGTGGTATTGAAGGTATTTTGGCAAAATTCAAAGACAGCGGGTTGGCTGATGCTGCTGCAACTTGGGTTGGAAAGGGCGAAAATGCGCCCGTTTCTTCTAGTCAAATTAGCGATGCATTGGGCGCTGAAACCATTGCGGAAATTGCAGGCAAGTTTGGTATTAGCCCCAGTGTATTAAGTGGTCAGTTAGCTGAACATTTACCCAATGTGATTGATAAAATGACACCTGACGGCAAGGTGAATAATAATGCTAATGATTTACTGGGCACAGTATTGGGCATGTTTAAATAA
- a CDS encoding transglutaminase family protein produces the protein MWLRASCDIAFDVSVETPFILMLRPRSGVQQWIARESYTLKPSHIHAVEYTDHYGNLCQRLTAPVGEFSIRTSADILTADDVDVAPGAPFDDVQHLPNYVLTYLLPTRYCESDRFIDLGKQIVAGKLPGYDQVAAIENWIRDNLRFNSDSPHFQLSATEVNQQGEGVCRDLAHLGIALCRGLCIPARMVVGYLYALEPMDFHAWFEAYVGGRWYTFDPTQSAPKGGRIAVAYGRDAADVAIFNQFGPALYPREMAVRVEKLAAAPE, from the coding sequence GTGTGGTTGCGTGCGAGTTGTGATATTGCTTTTGATGTGAGTGTTGAAACGCCGTTTATTTTGATGTTGCGTCCGCGTAGTGGTGTTCAGCAATGGATTGCGCGGGAATCTTATACACTTAAGCCGAGCCATATTCATGCTGTTGAATATACTGATCATTATGGTAATTTATGCCAACGGTTAACTGCGCCTGTGGGTGAGTTTTCGATACGGACATCGGCTGATATTTTAACGGCGGATGATGTTGATGTGGCGCCTGGTGCGCCGTTTGATGATGTGCAACATTTGCCTAATTATGTGCTGACTTATTTATTACCCACGCGCTATTGCGAATCTGACCGTTTTATTGATTTGGGCAAACAAATTGTTGCGGGCAAATTGCCTGGTTATGATCAAGTGGCGGCGATTGAAAATTGGATACGCGACAATTTGCGTTTTAATTCGGATTCGCCACATTTTCAGCTTTCTGCTACCGAGGTGAATCAGCAAGGCGAGGGGGTTTGTCGTGATTTGGCGCATCTTGGTATTGCGCTTTGCCGCGGCCTTTGCATTCCTGCCCGTATGGTGGTTGGTTATTTATATGCATTAGAACCAATGGATTTTCATGCATGGTTTGAAGCTTATGTGGGTGGGCGCTGGTATACCTTTGACCCAACGCAATCAGCGCCAAAAGGCGGGCGCATTGCTGTTGCTTATGGACGCGATGCTGCTGATGTGGCGATATTTAATCAATTTGGCCCTGCTTTGTATCCGCGAGAAATGGCCGTGCGGGTAGAAAAATTAGCGGCAGCGCCTGAGTAA
- a CDS encoding undecaprenyl-diphosphate phosphatase, whose protein sequence is MDLLLIINTIIMGIVEGVTEFLPVSSTGHLIITGDVLNFLSKEKRDVFEIMIQLGAILAVVWQYRTRVLHVATHLQEPKSQQLVLNLFIAFLPLAIIGLAFHHQIKALLFNPKSVAITLVIGGFVILWVERNLPKVTVNAVDDMDWKQALKVGFAQAIALIPGASRAASTIIGGMVFGLSRTVATEFSFFLAIPVMFAATIYDLYKSKDLLAADDVLIFVIGFVTAFIAALIVIKVLIRYIANHDFTLFAWYRIAFGGLVLFYYW, encoded by the coding sequence ATGGATTTATTGTTAATTATCAACACGATTATCATGGGTATCGTTGAAGGCGTTACTGAATTTTTGCCTGTCAGTAGCACTGGTCATCTGATTATCACTGGCGATGTGCTCAATTTTTTGAGCAAAGAAAAGCGCGATGTGTTTGAAATCATGATTCAATTGGGCGCTATTTTGGCGGTTGTTTGGCAATATCGCACCAGAGTATTGCATGTTGCTACACATTTACAGGAACCGAAATCGCAACAATTGGTACTTAATCTTTTTATTGCTTTTTTGCCATTGGCCATCATAGGCCTGGCTTTTCATCACCAAATTAAAGCGCTATTATTTAATCCCAAATCGGTTGCTATTACGCTGGTTATTGGGGGTTTTGTGATTTTATGGGTAGAGCGAAATTTACCTAAAGTAACAGTGAATGCAGTGGATGACATGGACTGGAAACAAGCGTTAAAAGTAGGCTTTGCACAAGCAATAGCCTTAATCCCGGGCGCATCTAGGGCAGCTTCCACCATTATTGGCGGCATGGTATTTGGCTTATCTCGCACGGTAGCAACCGAGTTTTCCTTCTTTTTGGCTATTCCTGTGATGTTTGCCGCAACCATATACGATTTATATAAGAGCAAAGATTTGCTTGCAGCTGATGATGTGTTGATTTTTGTTATTGGTTTTGTGACCGCATTTATTGCAGCTTTAATTGTTATTAAGGTATTGATTCGCTACATTGCCAATCACGATTTCACCCTTTTTGCATGGTATCGTATTGCCTTTGGTGGGTTGGTGCTGTTTTATTATTGGTAG
- a CDS encoding mechanosensitive ion channel, translating into MDFSTLFNSLQGQLGQHLPGIFGALAVLIGGWLIAVLVRAGLNRFLHIIGINKRVSESTGQEVDLASGISLGAFILVLLITLIGVLSSLNLQAVSEPFNVMVIQIFEYLPRIFAGLILLAIAWGIATLVRLVVTKALATTKLDEKLSAAAGMQPMSNNVGNMLFWIIILMFLPALLSTFELNGLLAPVQGMVDQFLGMVPNIFAAAVIAMVGWIVAKILRGLVTNIIATSGIDKLANAIDSDGKNVITLSNVAGMLVFIFVFIPTLIAALDALEMSAISQPASNMLSMMFDAVPNILAAAVILTITYYVAKFVATLIVNLLTSIGFNTVPAILGFADTFSKKSTISELVGKILIFFAMLFATVEAANRLGFSEVSAIVSIFIQFGGDILLGSVILMIGFWLANLVYRAIDRASGKESTGLANIARIAIIGLVVAMGLRAMGIADDIVNMAFGLTLGSVAIAVALAFGLGGREAAGKQLEYWFKKMRGDE; encoded by the coding sequence ATGGACTTTTCTACACTCTTTAATAGCTTGCAAGGGCAATTAGGTCAACATTTACCCGGTATTTTTGGCGCGCTTGCCGTATTAATTGGCGGTTGGCTAATTGCAGTATTAGTTCGTGCTGGTTTAAACCGTTTTTTACACATCATCGGCATCAATAAAAGGGTTTCAGAAAGCACAGGACAAGAGGTCGATTTAGCCTCTGGCATTTCTTTAGGCGCGTTTATTCTGGTTTTACTGATTACCTTAATTGGCGTATTGAGCAGTTTAAATCTACAAGCCGTATCCGAGCCGTTTAATGTCATGGTGATACAAATTTTTGAATACCTACCGCGTATATTTGCTGGATTAATTTTACTAGCCATTGCGTGGGGCATTGCCACTTTAGTTAGATTAGTCGTCACCAAAGCACTCGCAACCACCAAACTGGACGAAAAACTAAGCGCTGCCGCCGGCATGCAACCCATGAGCAACAATGTTGGCAACATGTTGTTTTGGATTATTATCCTCATGTTTTTACCCGCCTTGCTTTCTACATTCGAACTCAACGGCCTACTTGCCCCCGTGCAAGGCATGGTCGATCAATTTTTAGGCATGGTGCCAAACATTTTTGCTGCCGCAGTAATTGCAATGGTCGGCTGGATAGTGGCTAAAATTTTACGCGGCTTGGTCACCAACATTATTGCCACCAGTGGCATCGATAAACTTGCTAATGCAATCGATAGTGACGGTAAAAATGTCATTACATTATCGAATGTGGCTGGCATGCTGGTGTTTATTTTTGTCTTCATTCCAACACTCATCGCAGCGCTTGATGCCTTAGAAATGAGTGCCATTTCTCAACCAGCCAGCAACATGCTCAGCATGATGTTTGACGCAGTGCCAAACATTCTAGCGGCGGCAGTTATTCTAACCATCACCTATTACGTCGCCAAATTTGTCGCAACACTCATTGTCAATCTGCTCACCAGTATCGGCTTTAATACAGTACCCGCAATACTGGGCTTTGCCGACACCTTTAGCAAAAAATCAACAATTTCTGAGCTCGTAGGAAAAATACTCATCTTCTTTGCCATGTTATTTGCCACAGTAGAAGCAGCCAATCGGCTAGGCTTCTCGGAAGTGAGTGCCATTGTTAGCATCTTCATCCAATTTGGTGGCGACATATTACTAGGCTCAGTTATTTTAATGATTGGCTTCTGGCTAGCCAACCTCGTCTACCGCGCTATTGATCGCGCAAGCGGAAAAGAATCAACAGGCCTAGCCAATATCGCCCGCATCGCCATTATTGGCCTAGTCGTCGCCATGGGCTTACGCGCCATGGGCATCGCAGACGACATCGTCAACATGGCCTTTGGCCTAACCCTAGGCTCAGTAGCCATAGCCGTCGCACTAGCCTTCGGCCTCGGTGGGCGAGAAGCAGCAGGCAAACAACTAGAATATTGGTTTAAAAAAATGCGTGGTGATGAATAA
- a CDS encoding transglutaminase family protein, which translates to MHRIRIQHLTEYRFAAPVTFNTHRLLIRPREGHDVRIETSKLAISPAYDIKWQRDVFDNSLAIVNFKAPSHTLSIASEVVIQHFEQAPFDFMVEDYAVYYPFNYADAERTDLLAYQQLVFLNDQQAINDWLHQFNYLGMNTFSMLMLINQTISNQFTYQMREEPGVQSPAYTLAHRSGSCRDYATLLIEACRCLGMASRFVSGYLHAPATEEGHASTHAWVEVYLPGTGWKGFDPTSGEVTSSKHIATAVARNPEAVPPVAGSFIGLGSNKPTMHVDVKVSLLT; encoded by the coding sequence ATGCATAGAATTCGTATCCAACATCTAACCGAATATAGGTTTGCGGCGCCTGTTACGTTTAACACACACCGATTGTTGATTCGTCCACGCGAGGGGCATGATGTGCGAATTGAGACGTCAAAACTGGCTATTTCTCCCGCTTATGACATTAAATGGCAACGGGATGTGTTTGATAATTCGTTGGCGATTGTTAATTTTAAAGCACCCAGCCATACGCTTTCTATTGCCAGCGAGGTGGTGATTCAGCATTTTGAACAGGCGCCTTTCGACTTTATGGTTGAAGATTATGCTGTTTATTATCCTTTTAATTATGCCGATGCAGAGCGGACCGATTTGCTGGCTTATCAACAGCTTGTGTTTTTAAATGATCAACAGGCAATTAATGATTGGCTACACCAATTTAATTATCTTGGCATGAATACGTTTAGCATGCTGATGCTGATTAACCAAACGATTAGCAATCAGTTTACCTATCAAATGCGAGAAGAACCCGGTGTGCAATCACCCGCTTATACCTTAGCGCATCGTAGCGGTTCTTGTCGTGATTACGCTACATTATTGATTGAGGCTTGCCGTTGCTTAGGCATGGCTAGCCGTTTTGTTAGTGGTTACTTACATGCGCCTGCTACTGAAGAAGGCCATGCCAGCACGCATGCTTGGGTTGAGGTTTATTTGCCGGGCACGGGTTGGAAAGGCTTTGACCCCACATCAGGAGAAGTGACCAGTAGCAAGCACATTGCCACTGCCGTGGCGCGCAACCCGGAGGCTGTGCCGCCAGTGGCTGGTAGCTTTATTGGGTTAGGATCAAATAAACCAACGATGCATGTTGATGTAAAAGTCAGTTTATTAACCTGA
- a CDS encoding rRNA pseudouridine synthase, producing MTTLKLNKTPSEQPAVKKSPVRRADPAKRDRSRPPPAKPSFNQEKVAEKPARQRNHRHDGRLHENVAKPATADASNADASITNSPILRSEFKARAFVANKNETGQHTPRRDDDRKPTRRQEEGGKIQADTTRQYADREGAYRNPPRRGGKARDGFVASEFDKTRAAKKSAHQQAAATLPNQQDDKLPRLSKRMAELGLCSRREADEWIVNGWVKVDGEIIDTLGTRVNPNAEIVVSGYAMEHQAENVTILLHKPVGHVSGQAEDGYQPAIVLVHPDNEWLEDPDLNAHNAKQFQRGFLRGLAPAGRLDIDSTGLLVLTQDGRVARHLIGQDSSVEKEYLVRVEGELDEKGLALLNHGLSLDGEQLKPAKVSWQNEDQLRFVLREGKKRQIRRMCELVGLHVVGLKRVRIGSVNLGKLPLGMWRYLRENEQF from the coding sequence TTGACGACACTTAAGCTGAACAAAACGCCATCTGAACAACCCGCTGTGAAAAAATCGCCAGTGCGTCGTGCAGACCCTGCTAAACGCGATCGCAGTAGACCACCGCCAGCTAAACCAAGCTTTAATCAAGAAAAAGTAGCAGAAAAACCAGCGCGCCAACGCAATCATAGGCACGATGGTCGTTTACATGAAAACGTGGCAAAGCCAGCCACTGCTGATGCATCAAATGCTGATGCTTCAATTACTAACAGTCCAATTTTAAGAAGCGAATTTAAAGCGCGTGCTTTTGTAGCAAACAAAAATGAAACTGGGCAGCATACACCTCGACGTGATGATGATAGAAAGCCAACTAGACGGCAAGAAGAGGGCGGAAAAATACAAGCAGATACGACCCGTCAATATGCAGACCGTGAAGGCGCTTATCGTAATCCGCCAAGACGTGGCGGCAAAGCGCGTGATGGGTTTGTAGCCAGTGAATTTGACAAAACACGCGCGGCCAAAAAATCTGCACATCAACAAGCGGCAGCAACATTGCCAAACCAACAAGATGACAAGTTACCCAGATTATCAAAACGGATGGCAGAGCTTGGGCTTTGCTCACGTCGCGAAGCTGATGAATGGATTGTGAATGGCTGGGTAAAAGTGGATGGTGAAATTATTGACACTTTGGGCACGCGCGTGAACCCCAATGCTGAGATTGTTGTGAGTGGCTATGCCATGGAACACCAAGCGGAAAACGTGACTATTTTACTGCACAAGCCTGTGGGGCATGTGAGCGGACAAGCAGAAGATGGTTATCAACCGGCAATTGTATTGGTACATCCTGATAATGAATGGCTAGAAGACCCCGATTTGAATGCACATAACGCAAAGCAATTTCAACGCGGATTTTTAAGAGGGCTTGCACCAGCAGGGCGCTTGGATATTGATTCAACAGGTTTGCTAGTGCTTACTCAAGATGGGCGTGTTGCGCGCCATTTGATTGGTCAAGATTCAAGCGTTGAAAAAGAATATTTGGTGCGGGTTGAAGGCGAGTTGGATGAAAAAGGGCTGGCACTGCTGAATCATGGCTTGAGTTTAGATGGTGAGCAACTAAAACCAGCTAAGGTGAGTTGGCAAAATGAAGACCAATTACGCTTTGTGCTACGTGAAGGTAAAAAGCGCCAAATTAGACGGATGTGCGAATTGGTTGGTTTGCACGTGGTGGGGCTAAAGCGGGTGCGTATTGGCAGTGTCAATTTAGGTAAATTACCACTGGGCATGTGGCGTTATTTGCGTGAGAACGAACAGTTTTAA